The DNA segment TTCCGGCGCGGAGTTACGGGCTTGGCGTGGCCGTGGAAAAGCTGAATCTGCCGGATGATATACTTGTTTTATGCATTGGCAAAAGCACTTATGCGCGTTGCGGCATCATTGCCAATGTGACGCCGGCCGAGCCGGGTTGGCGCGGGCACTTGACCCTGGAGTTTTCCAATGCCAGCGCCGCCGATTGCCGCATTTATGCCGATGAAGGCATTGTTCAACTCCTGTTTTTGCGCGGCGAACCATGCCGCGTGTCCTACCGGGAAAGGAAAGGCAAGTATCAAGGACAATCGCGCCGGGTAACCCTCGCAAAAGTCTGATGTCAAAAAAATGAAGTTTATGTGCCGGAAGTTCTGATTGCCGCGCGCGCCATGAAGTCG comes from the Kiritimatiellia bacterium genome and includes:
- the dcd gene encoding dCTP deaminase — encoded protein: MILNDRQIVALSRRGMITPFSAELVRRAGRAVISYGLSSFGYDVRLSTRSFMVFRHIPGTVVDPKSFNSGNLEKTVLHSDRRGKFFILPARSYGLGVAVEKLNLPDDILVLCIGKSTYARCGIIANVTPAEPGWRGHLTLEFSNASAADCRIYADEGIVQLLFLRGEPCRVSYRERKGKYQGQSRRVTLAKV